GACCCTAAAATCTCATACAACATGTATATTTCTTGCTAAGTGGATAGTAGAAAACTAAAAAAGTGGACTAACTTTGACTGAATTTTCAGTCTTTTAAAGTGTGGTCTTAATCTGAACTAAATTATTATACTCTGACCTTTATTGCTTAAAATTTGTCTTAACTGCACAGGGAAGCCAGTATTTTTTTCTAATAGTTTGTTACCCTAACaattatattaatttaataaatcagaagtaacttgAGGAATGTTGACTTTTATATCTGGAACTTGTGGTTCTATTAAGAATTTTGTATAtgcaaatatactttttttttttttttaagtgagttaCTTTTCTATGACTTCTTCAATATTCTACAAACTTTATCAAAGATTTATGAATTGTGTAGAACTGCCATAGTCTGGCCTCATGAAATCTATCCAGGAAGATAGTATAAAACTTGGTGCTTTTATATGTTACTGTTGAAGACTGCATTTACACATGGTAGTGCTAAacctttttgtttggttttttactaATGCTATCTTCAGGAAGAAAGCAGCATGAACTATCCATGGATGGATTATGTACAGTTGATTTGTGCTTATACTTATAGATGCTGATCTTTTAGTAAATAAAACTAAATGGATAGGGCCACTTGGCTCTCTGTGTTTAATGCTTAATTGCTTTTTAAGCAGTGTTGTATAGTGGTCAGTGCACATGACTGCTGTCTTCTGTGGAGGGAGGGCTTCAGGGAAGGATAACTTGAGGAAACTTATGCAGTTGCTAGTTGAGGAGGGTAGAGCTGTGTTTTTCCTCTAAAGAAAGAAACAAGATATTCTTGTTTTTGccctcttcttctcccctcctcccccaacccccagatcTCATGGCTCTCTATCCATGGCAGTACTGTACTGGTGGAGCATGGGCCAAGAAATAATTTCACAAATGACATGGTAATCAGTACAAATGTTTATGTTCATATTGGCATCCTGTCCAAATTCCCTCTGGTCTTAAACATTTGCTGTATTTAAACGGTGGGTGAACTGATCAGTATGCAGAGGCCTTAATCCtcatggggtatgtctacagtgcagtcAAGTGTGATTGCAGCTAGGGTAAGCACACCCATGCTAGCTATTATCTAGACTACAAATAGTGAAGAAATGGCAGGCTTCAGACGGGGCTGCACCAGCCCCCTGGACACTTCATCACATTGCTAATTTGTGCTGAAGCCCAGGCTTAAAGCCCAGGGTCTTAACTGTTATGCTAGCTAGATTTAGGTCagcatacctgtgctagctttagATGCAGTCACGCCTtcaactgcagtgtggacatgccAATAGAGTGCTCTCATGCACTATGTAATGTTGCCTCAACTCAAAACTCCAGCTTTCCTATTTCTGTTCTTAGTTCAATGGCTTTCCTATATCACTTTATTATGGAGCATTAGTGCATATGGCTTCTGTATCCCCCTCATTCAACAGTGGTAAACACTGTTCGGGGCTTAGTATAGAGCTCTccgcctgcttagtaccatgtcAAGCACAGCATTAAACattcttttaaccttttattaagctacagggagaaaaaggaaaagcCATTTAAGTGTTTCATTTTAACATCTCTTGTTCCCTTCAGCTGgaaaggtgtggtttttttttctttaaaaaacaaaacaaaaaaaccctccttgtttgacagtctcttaaatGGTAGTAACTATCCTTTTTGTGGAGAGCAGACTAGGATGGCTAACCCAAACTCATAAGAGGGATTGGAAAGAAGAAATAAACTGGTGAAGGAAGAGGACAATGGGTGGTGTGTGCCAGTCTGACCTCCCCATTGGTGTTCAGGATTGAGCTGGCGGAGGTGGTGATGTCACCTGGGTCCCTCTGGTCTGGGCAGGatctctctcaggatcaggatggaGAAAGGTCCTGGAGACTTAGGGGTAGGGGTGGTGGTaacagccatgatggtgaagcttactcctcctcccccccccctttttttttttccagttagccAGTGTAGCAGTACCCTGCTTTCTCCCTCCAAAGTCTCTTTGAGGACTGCAAAAAGACAAGCTATGCAGGACATCACTAACTACTTGCATTTTTTTGTCCAACAATTAGGCCttccttgtttaccaggcatgatcttaacacagtagAAATTATATCAGTAGACCTTTtcatttggactaattcagtctttccaTCTTTTTTGCATCTTGTCCCATGAAcatgttataggttattgtgacttCTCattcactcactttttacagttgcGTTCACAATTAGGCTAattttgtaggcccaattatcacaacatacCTCACATGCTGGCTGAAGCATGAGTGCTTCAACTGTTCGTATGTGCTTGTTCCAGCTACAATTTGATGCCTTTGTCAGCAAAGGCAAGGGGCTTTCATCTTCCCTCTCTCAAGGTGGGCATAGTCCAGCAGCTGCAACAAATGAATGGGCTTCAGCCCTCTGCCACTGAGAAGAATCATTACAGTCAGCAAGTGCTGTTGGGGTGTACTTTGGCAGTATTTGTATCTATATAGTTTAAAATTCCTTGGaatgatttggggtttttttgggtgggggtggggaggactgttgtgatcatctaatctaacctcctgtataaacTGGCCATAGGACTTTCTGGAATTACTTCCTGTTTGAGCTATAGAGCTGAAAGGTTCTGTATAAATTAAAACAGTTGTACCTCTGCATACGTATttgctttagattttttttttctcaagagCAAAGGCTATGCTGGTGGCATGTAACTGTTCATAGAAATTCTTTTTGTGTACTAAGGCCTTTTTAGTACATGGACTTCCCTcatagctgcagtgctgcacTTTGAACAGTTATCAGTGAAGAAGCACACTTGTTTACAATGCCTGTGCAAGGCTGTATAGAAGAGCTAACATGGTAAAGAAATAACTAACTAAATGCATGTTTCACAATGTTCTTTACTATTTCCCCAAACAGTCTTTGTTGCTATTGCATAATGCAAGTttaattcaaacaaaaaaattggtGAGCTACAATTTCTAATAGAAGTGTTATAAAAGTCTCcactcttacttttttttttcttaggacAGGTAAGATTGTACAGCTCTTATCCTgctgtccaacctgttttttctAGGTGCAACTCTTCCTTCCTTTTTGATAAGTGGCCCTACTTTCCAGCGGGGGATGTTCTGTTGTCCTTTCTTCTTCAGTTGCTTTTATCATTAGATACGGGTTAGAATATTGCCATAGCCTCTTATCTGATTTCTAAgtagtttacaaatatttacaaattaaGTGTCTAAAATACTACCCCTTATTTTACAAATTTGAAAGCAAATTTATGTGTCAAGTTGGGAGGAATTTTCAGATTTGCTGAGTTCCAGTTCTCTGTGTGCTCATCTCTAAACTTCTCCCTAATTGGTAATATTACTAACCAAAATCCCATTTAGACTATAAGCTGCACTCCATTGGGTAGTATAACAGTGTCAATGCATGACAAAGGCCAATCCCAGACTTTACTGAATATTTTATATAGTGTAccatgtaaacattttaaaaatcaatgtttgaCACGATTAGACAAACATTCTGTcaatatttaaacacattttcaTATTTTAGAAGTATACTatttcaaatattcaaataatattgAGTCGTTGGTTTGTTGGGAAATCAAACTTCAGCCTGGCAGGCTAATCTGCCCGTATCTTGTATTTTTCTCGAGTGTTTCAGACTTTGTGTTGCTCTCCAAGTAGAAGAGTCTGCCAGCAGTTATCTATAAGCATTGGTCAGTACGCATAATGCTGTGTGAGGGGTTTTGCTGGAAAGAGAGTGCTAGTGAAAATGCTTGCCATCGGCTGAGAATTAGAAGCCTTTATTCACAATAGGAATAACAGTGAAGACTTCTTTACACTTAACCTTGTACTTCAGCCTTGAAGTGTGCCTCTAGCAGTAAGAAGCTATTTCAACCGCCAGGCCCCTTCAATCTTTGGCCTCTATGGAAAATGCCAAGAGTGGTGGTTTTGTTTGATAGAGACACCATCTACCAGGAGCTGGACTGAGACCAACTCACTTAAATCACTAAATGGCTGTCAGCTAGTGGTAACTCCAGGTTGCTTCCAACCTGGGCTCAATTTGAACAAGCATATTGGAGTTTAAAGGCTCAATATCCCGTTACTTATCCTGAGTCATTCAATTTCTAAACACTGGAGAAAAAGAAATAGTAACATCTTTAAGTGTTTCCTTATTCAATAGCTCAATCCAGACACTAACAGTCTAACCTAGTTGGTCTCCTAATTACGGGAAACCCCTTGATCTTCATTTCCAATTCCATGAGTAATGTAAGAATACATGCAATTCCCCCAGAGAGTTCTTTTCCAAGTAGGCACATTTCAAAAGCTGTTTATTAGGTAAGTGTTTTGGTAAATGTTGGGGGTGTGTTGATAGAGGATGGGGATATGGAAAGGCGCTTTTTTAGTAGCTGACTCGCTCACCGGTTGAGTAACTTgctcaaattaaatgtttgtttcaatTCTGGCcgtattattttgttttaacgtTGTCAGGTGAATAGgtgtctattttttaaaattacttaaatCTAAACAAGAGGGGAAACTACTAATAATGTTAAAATTCAAACTGATAGCCCTGCGTAACTGTTGTTCTCTGTTTGGTGGGACCCTTTCAGTTCCGTAACGGATGTGCTGTTTAGAGTCAAACATACAACTCCCAATTGTCTGTTGTGGGATGAAAAGTCTGTTATGAGATATGGAATGTCATATGATATGGGTGCTACTGGCTAATGAATTCTTTCTGCAATATGCCTATACAGTTTCTCTTCCATCTGTGATGGACAAACAGGATGTTGGGCTGAGGGCACTGGACAAGCTTATCACTGTTTTATTTCCCACTAAGGATCCCTATAAGAGTAGTCTCATACCATGCACAGGGACAAACTTTGTTTTATTCATTTGTACGatcccagagagctcacaatctaactTTTAGCCACGCTTCAAGCTTTTTTTGGTGACTTGGTTATTGCAAAGAGCTGTCTTTGCAATGGGGCATTGAAGAGTTTGGAAACAAGACTTTAATTACTGCATGTGCTTTACAGTGTATATCACTAACTTGCAATTATATGAAACTTCAATATATAAAATGTGTTCATTTCCTCTTTTTAGGGCAACTGCTTTTCAGGGACAACATTCAACTGCAAATAGATCAATAATCTCTGGCCAAGAGATTGGCCAGATTTTTGGTCTAATATAATCAGCCCCATGGTGCTCTATATAGCAGTGAGTCTCAacatttccagactactgtagccctttcaggagtttgatttgatTTGTCCTGTGTacaccaagtttcacctcacttaaactacttgttaacaaaatcagacataaaaattcaAAAGTATCACAGTACGctcgctattactgaaaaattgcttgctttctcattttgtccGTTAAAgcttagtttgtactgactgcgctaggctttttatgtagcctgttgtaaaactaggcaaatgtctaaatgacttgatgtaccccttggaaaaCCTCCAGGGGGCACACATACctttgttgagaaccactgctgtagagctCTTGTGCTTTCTGCCTTTTCATCCAACTATGTGACCTTTTTTAAGTCAGTAGCATTCCAGTGGcagctggaattttttttaaaggctaacAATAGTTCTTACAGAACTGTagtaatgtagggctggaagggacctcaaggggtcaCCTAATCTTCTTCCCCTACCCCATGTTCTGAAGCAGGATCCAAGTAtaactagatcatccctgaccggtgtttgtTTGAGCTGTCCTTAAAAATTCCCGTGACAGAGATTTCAAAGCCTCCCTACATAACCTGTTCTGGTGCTTAACTATCCTATAGTGCTTTTAATCTCAAAACACTTGTGTATCAAGATTCTAATGAAAGAAcattgaaaaaattaaaatgttaaataatgaaaATCTACTAGATTAGCCAGAATCGTCTCTGAAAAGATGGCCATTCTCACTCTGTAGTAGTAGGCCCAGTCACTGAAACAGAAACAGGGATTCCTGAAAATGGCTTCGGAAATGTAGTGTGTAAAATTGTATGAACTGGTACATGACAAATGACTGGAAGCTCTACCTCCTCTCTATTTCAATGTGAGTCTCTCGGCTATACTTTTTCCTCTCCATATGTGTATATGGCTTCCCTTTCCATTGGGAAAAGAATAGTGAGTAGTGgggatttggggtttgtttgtttttggaggtGGTGCAGTTGAGTTTTATTTctcaactgctgctgctgttgcttgaCATGAAATGCTAACAACTTGCCTTCTAGCCCTTTGTAAAATATTTAGTCTTCACTCCTAGCCACTCTTTACCAAAGCTTGTCTCCGCATTAGGGGAATTGCCATTATACAGGATCTATTTTATCGGTGCAGGTGAGTGTTTTACAGCTCCTCTCAAAGGCGTGCATGCAATAATTTAAGCTGCTACAGTCTCTTTGCAGTAAATCTGCCATGAAGGGAAAGTCTCAGAGATCACTTTCCTCAGGCTTCATTCTACAGCAAGGGTAGGAGCCCTCCTGGGTGCCACGGTCTCCTTACCCTTCactgtaaaagcagcaaggagtcctgtggcaccttatagactaacagacgtattggagcatgagcttttgtgggtgaatacccacgaaATAaccatgcatccgacaaagtgggtattcacccacgaaagctcatgctccaatatgtctgttagcctctaaggtgccccaggactctttgctgcttttacagatccagactaacacggctacccctctgatactttacccTTCACTGTAGGCTTAGGAAGGGGATCCACTTTATGCAGCCTCAGTTCCAGAATGAGTCTGACTGTGTTGGTTTGGCCAGAAAGAAAATACAAGAGTGGGGAAAAGCAACTGTTAAGGCCCACCAGCGGCCTCCAAATCTTATAAAATAAGGTAGCTCCTTGTAAGAGATGGCAGTCATCTTTCTGATAGACTCTGACGTAAAGGTAGATGGCACGAGTGACATGGAAAGGAGCTAAGCAAACTGCAAAAAGCCCACACACTAGCAGGATGGTCCGGATTGATTTAGCCCGGGCAGCGCTGCTCGTGAGGTTGGTCTTGCCAGTGGTTTGAATCAAGCTTCTGATCATCAAACAGTAGCAGATTAAAATGATAAGAAAAGGACAGAGGAAACCAGACACGGTTAGAACCATACCATAAAGGTAATAGTTGCTGAAGTTATCAGGGCTAGTCAGGTCATAGCAGACTGTACGGTTATTGATGAAGCCAGTGTGAGCATAGATCAAGCTGGGCAAGACTTGAATGAATACCAGTATCCAGGACACAGCAGTGCCAATGACAGCTAGTCTTCTGGTTTTATAAGCCAGTGACCGGATGGGGTAGCAAATCCCCAGAAAGCGATGGACACTTATGCAAGTCAGCAGCAAGATGCTGCCATACAGATTGTTGTAAAATAAGAAACGTACCATTTTGCAGAGCAGCTCTCCAAAGAGCCAGATGTCCTGCATGGCATAATTAATGATGAGCAAGGGCAGAGAGAAGATGTAGAGCAGATCCGCCACAGCCAGGTTCACCAGGTAGATAGTGGTGCTTGTCCATTCCTTGGTGTGGCAACAGCACAGCCACAGCATGGCACCGTTTAGGAGCAGCCCCAGCACAAACACAATGCTGTATGCAAGGGGGAGTAAGATGTGCTTATAGCTCTCTTCTAGGGGGCATATGTCTGCTTCCGATGTATAATTCActgttttgttcagcatcttcatGGGGGATGCAGCCTCAGTCACCACtcactgctttgctgctgctttAAAACCATGTCCTTCCCCTGCCAGAAATAGAAACAAGTGCACACAGTCACAATTGCTACCCTTGCCTCTCGCCATATCAGAACGGCTTCAGAGTCTTAATTACTGTTTGTAAAGTTCCTAGAAGACGTAAGACGCTATGGAAATGCTACATATTCTCTTTATTAGTTGGATTCAAAGTAAGCAGCAACTGCTGCAAAATAAGCTTGCAAGACACATGCAGACACTACTAGGTCAAGACAATTAAATAAAACTTGCAACAAATCTAGACATTGAAACAAGAAGCAAACACTGAAGAAAGGGTCTTCAGCTTTGACCTTGTGCATGAGTTGAGGATTTACTTACAATCACCTCTGCTGCTTAGAGTCCATTTAGTATAGTCAGCTACAGTGCTAGTCACAAAACTCTTCTGAGGGCAAGAGGAGTCCTTTTCTTTCTGTAGAGATGGGAATTCTTTATGCAGCTAACTATGCTGAAGGTATACTTGGGACTGGAGTGCACCCAGGTGGTGGTGATATCTGGTGATGGTGCCCTGCTGCAATACATTACAATGGAACTGTTACGGGGGAAGCATAGATTTTTGCATAGAGTGCTGCTTGCAATTTTTctgatttgtttggttttgtattATAAGTAGTTTATTTTAAATAGGAGGCAAATTTTCAGCCTAATCATAACAGCTTGacatagaaagaaaacaaagctgaTTTGATAGCCACAGGTGGAAGTGGTTACTGATGAAGAAATAGGTCCAAAGAGCGCAGGGACGGATAGGGTTTCATCATGGTTCAGAAATCTATGTTAGGATAGAATTGTTCTTCTAccaaaaggaaggaaagagactTATTCCTACTTTCCTTTTTCCTCTTAGTCAATCTTTGAAATTATTCAAGATTAATTAGGAAAATTAAGAAAACTTTTGTTTTATACCCAATTTAGCATTAGCAGTGGAATATCATAAAATAGCAAAAATTCCAATGATCCAGGAGACATGCTTACAATCCTCATTATTTGAAATTGAGCCAATGCAGAGAGATAATAGAAACGACATATTACCTTTTAGCTCCTCAAAAGTTTAGGCTAAAGCTCATTCAGTTTCCAGTACTAATCCGTAAGGCCAAAATTATCCTTTTTCTTGCAGTGGTAGTGGTGTTTCAATGCATGAATGGTATGGCTTGTTGCTAATGTGCACAGTGGACACTATATGTGATATACACTAATTCTGTAAGTCTGGGATGTTGGCTTTGGGGGGCTGAATGTTGCATAGAGGGCCTGGCACTCTACAGGGCtcagcaaagggacacatttaaaCTCTGCAAGTATTTGTATTTGAGCTACGCTAAATTTAGCACGTTCACTTGAAAGTTTTGTGTAACCATTTTATATGATTTCAGTGCGTATGGATTTTCAGACATATTGGCAAAACAGCTTCAGATCCATTTTCTTGTCATTGCTAGCTGAGCCATACAATCCGTTTATCAAATGTTGAGTAGGAACCTTAATCAGAAAAGTTTTTGCTTCTTAGATTTTGCTCTGTCATTAAAAATCCTACTTATTCTGTTGTCTAAGCTCTGCGTCTACACAATGAACACAATCATTTTGGGGCATAGCCATTATCAAAACCGTGTAAGCTGCTATTGTCACAATAGCAACATTttagttttgtgtttgtacagctactagcacaatggagtccctcTCCAGGACTGGACTGATAAGTGCTACTAccatacaaacaataataatccTCCTCCCTGATGTCCCAGACAAACATTGTCCCCTTCCACTCTGTTCAGATTATAGCCACCAAGGCATCTTCCTTTCCCATTCATGTGATCATGCTGCTCCCCTCTTTGAAGCCCTCTACTAGATCCTCATCTGCTATAGTATCAAATTTAAGTTTCTTGTCACCACCTACAAAATTCTATACAACTCTTCCCCTTCCTACTTCTACTTCCTTAGTGAGCTTCACGTTGCCCCCGTATGCCTTCCATTCTGCTAATGTTTTATTTGTGCCCTCTTTTGCCTATTTGTCAGCTTCTCACCCAGTCTCCTCTGAGCGCTACTCTATGCATCATATTGACCTCCGTGAGCTCATCTGCAAAGCCCCTACCTGAATATATTCAAATCCCTCTTAATGAATCACTTCTGCCATCTGCCCACAGCAAATGTAGCTGACTTAAATAATAAGTCCCTCTTTGTTGCTCCTCTTTCCCCTAACTTCTCTCTCCCTGTTTGACTGTCCTTAGACTGTAAATCCTCAAGGTAGGGACTGTTCTCTCTTGAATGGCTAGAAAGTAGCTAGTGCCTAATAGGTACAACCATATGTAATAATATAAATGTGTCTTTGGTTGATAATTTTTATATACCAAAATAATAACTTGCCAATAAAGATGTTCCAATATTTGCTTTAAGACTGGCATTGTTACTTTGTTCCACTTAAATACCATAATAAGGAGATGGCAGCATAATGAAGAGGGTATTGGAAATCAATAATTTACTTCACTTTAATCTAAGTGACAAAATGCGTTTGCAACC
This genomic interval from Malaclemys terrapin pileata isolate rMalTer1 chromosome 9, rMalTer1.hap1, whole genome shotgun sequence contains the following:
- the LOC128843771 gene encoding P2Y purinoceptor 3-like, giving the protein MKMLNKTVNYTSEADICPLEESYKHILLPLAYSIVFVLGLLLNGAMLWLCCCHTKEWTSTTIYLVNLAVADLLYIFSLPLLIINYAMQDIWLFGELLCKMVRFLFYNNLYGSILLLTCISVHRFLGICYPIRSLAYKTRRLAVIGTAVSWILVFIQVLPSLIYAHTGFINNRTVCYDLTSPDNFSNYYLYGMVLTVSGFLCPFLIILICYCLMIRSLIQTTGKTNLTSSAARAKSIRTILLVCGLFAVCLAPFHVTRAIYLYVRVYQKDDCHLLQGATLFYKIWRPLVGLNSCFSPLLYFLSGQTNTVRLILELRLHKVDPLPKPTVKGKVSEG